The following proteins are co-located in the Lepus europaeus isolate LE1 chromosome 15, mLepTim1.pri, whole genome shotgun sequence genome:
- the LOC133774167 gene encoding olfactory receptor 2Y1 gives MVSFNTSFSEGFILVGFSDWPQLELFFFVFILIFYSLTILGNTTIIILSRLDLRLHTPMYFFLSHLSFLDLCFTSSTVPQLLINLHGLDRTISYGGCVAQLFIYLALGSTECVLLVVMAIDRYAAVCRPLHYTTIMHPCLCQTMAIASWLGGFVNSLIQTGLVMAMPLCGYRLNHFFCEMPVFLKLACEDTEGTEAKMFVARVIILVVPAALILVSYVHIVRAVLRVKSMAGRRKAFGTCGSHLLVVFLFYGSAIYTYLQPIHSYSESEGKFVALFYTIVTPILNPLIYTLRNKDVKGALWKVLMRGRDSG, from the coding sequence ATGGTAAGTTTCAACACCAGTTTCAGTGAAGGGTTCATTTTGGTGGGCTTTTCAGATTGGCCTCAATTGGAACTCTTcttttttgtgttcattttaattttctactcCCTAACGATCTTGGGCAACACCACGATTATTATCCTGTCTCGGCTGGACCTTCGGTTGCACACACCCATGTACTTCTTTCTGTCCCACCTCTCATTCCTGGACCTCTGCTTTACCTCCAGCACTGTGCCGCAGCTTCTGATCAACCTTCATGGACTTGACAGGACCATCAGCTATGGAGGGTGTGTAGCACAGCTGTTTATCTACCTTGCACTGGGTTCCACTGAGTGTGTGCTCCTGGTGGTAATGGCCATTGACCGCTATGCAGCTGTGTGTCGTCCACTCCATTACACAACCATAATGCACCCCTGTCTGTGCCAGACAATGGCTATTGCTTCTTGGTTGGGAGGCTTTGTGAACTCTCTGATTCAGACAGGTCTGGTGATGGCCATGCCTCTCTGTGGCTATAGACTGAACCACTTCTTTTGTGAGATGCCTGTATTCCTGAAGTTGgcatgtgaggacacagaaggAACAGAAGCAAAGATGTTTGTAGCCCGAGTCATAATATTGGTTGTTCCTGCAGCTCTAATTCTAGTGTCCTATGTACACATTGTTAGGGCAGTTCTGAGAGTCAAATCAATGGCTGGACGTAGAAAGGCATTTGGAACTTGTGGGTCTCACTTGCTggtggttttccttttttatggctCAGCCATCTACACATATCTTCAACCTATCCACAGTTATTCTGAGAGTGAGGGAAAATTTGTTGCCCTTTTCTATACTATAGTTACTCCCATCCTCAATCCTCTGATTTATACCTTAAGGAATAAGGATGTGAAAGGAGCTCTATGGAAAGTGCtaatgagaggcagagactcAGGGTAG